GGGTGGTCCTCATAAAGCTCGCCGACAGGCTCCATAACATGCGCACCCTCGGGTACCTTCCCGAGAGCAGGCGGAAGAGCATAGCGAAAGAGACCTTCGATATATATGCCCCCCTCGCGCACAGGCTGGGGATAAACTGGCTCGCGAACGAGCTCGAGGACCTGTCGTTCCGTTTCCTCAATCCCGAGGAATACGAGAGGCTCGCCAACCTGATCGAGGAGAGAAAGAAGGAGTGGGGGGCTCACGTCGACGAGATAAAGAAGATAATAGGCGGCAAGCTCGAGGAGTTCGACATAAACGCCGAGGTCACGGGCAGGTTCAAGCACGTGTACGGCATCTATAGAAAAATGCAGTCCCAGAATATAGAGTTCGAGAGCGTGTACGACGTGATAGCGTTCAGGATAATCACGAACTCGCTCAGGGAATGTTACGAAGCGTTGGGCGCCGTACACTCCGCATGGAAGCCCGTGCCGGGACGTTTCAAGGATTACATAGCGCTCCCCAAGGGGAACGGTTACCAGTCTCTCCACACGACCGTGATAGGGCCCTTCGGCGAGAGGATGGAGATACAGATAAGGACCCGCGCGATGCACGAGATCGCGGAGTACGGCGTCGCTTCGCACTGGAAATACAAGGAAGGCAAGCTCGACAGCCGCGGCACGTACGAGATCTACTCCACGCTGAGGCAGCTCCTCGAATGGAAAGACATAAAAGACCCGACGGAGTACATGGAAGCGATAAAGGGCGAGCTCATCTCGGACGTTGTCTATGTCTTCACGCCCCAGGGAGACCTCATGGAGCTCCCGAGCGGGGCGACGCCCGTCGATTTCGCCTACGCCGTGCATACCGAGGTCGGGAACAAGTGCACGAGGGCGAACGTCAACGGCAAGCTAGTCCCGCTCAGCCACCAGTTGAGGACGGGCGATACGGTGGAGATAGTCACCTCTGGCGACAGGCAGCCCAACAGGGACTGGCTCAAGTTCGTCGTCACCTCCCGTGCGAAGACGAAGATACGCTCGTGGCTCCGGAACGAGGAAAGGACTCAGTCGGAGATAGTCGGGAAATCCATCTGCGAGCGTAAGTTCAAGCAGCACGGGCTCGACTTCCAGGCTATGCTCAAGGCGGGAGAGCTCGAGAGCGCTCTCTCGGAATTGAAGTTCAGGGACGAAAAGGAGCTCTACCTGGCGGTAGGTTTCGGCAAGATTTCGGCGACCGACCTCTTGAAGCGCGTGCTCCCGACCGACAAGATGCGTCCCGGCCCCGAGAAAGAATCCAGGATCGAGAAGATCATACAGACAATCACGGGCCCGAGCGAAGGCGGCGTGCTCATCAGCGGGTACAACGACGTCATGATAAGGTTCGCCAACTGCTGCTCCCCGCTGCCCGGCGAGCAGATCACGGGCTACATCACGAGAGGGAAGGGGATAACGATCCACAAGAGCGACTGCCCTCGTCTTCTCGACGTGGACGACGCGAGGCGCATAGACGTCGAGTGGGACAGGAATTTCAAACCGCTCAGGCCGGCGAGGATTGTCGTCATGTGCGCCGACCGTCCGGGCATGCTGTCCAACATCACGAGCTCATTCTCTTCGTCCGATATAAACATATCGAAGGCCGAGATACATTCTACCGATGTCGATACGGCGGTCGGGACGTTCGATGTGGTGGTCAGCGACCTGGAGCAGCTCGAGAACGTCATGAAGTCCATAAAACAGGTGGACGGAGTGAGGTCCGTCGAAAGAATGCTCGAATGGGAAAGGGCCTAGTATCATGAGAGAATCCCGGAAATGAAGCCGTTTAACCTCTCACGATTGAAAATATTGAAAGGAACCCATTCACCATATATACTCAAACCTCAATTATGTTCGGTATATGGTCCAAAGAAGCGAGAGCCAGGAACAGAGCCAAGCAGATAATATCCCAGACACAGGCACTTTTAAACAAGAACAGCGCTAAGATAAGCCCGGAGTCCGCAGCCGTCGTCAGTAAAAGGATAGCCGGGGCCGAGATGGCCCTTGCCGGGGGTGATACGGAAGAAATAATAAGGCGGACGAGCGATCTCGAAGGGGCTTCGAGAGACTACCTTTCGAGGTTCGCGAAATCGAAGCTGAGACAGAACGTCGAGGCGCTCGTGTTCGCGGTGGGCTTGGCACTCCTCATAAGGACCTTCGTGTTCCAGCCCTTCAAGATACCCTCGGGCTCCATGATACCTACTCTCCTCGTCGGTGACCACCTCCTCGTAAGCAAATTCATATACGGCACGAAAATACCCTTTACGGACAAGATCGTATTGCCGGTGGAACGGATAAAGAGGGGGGATGTCATAGTTTTCACGTACCCCAATACAGAGCACGACCCTTCCAAGAATAACATTTATTACATCAAGCGCGTGATCGGCGTGCCCGGGGACAGCATAGACCTCGACGGGAGACAGCTCGTGATAAACGGACAGAAGGTGCCTATAGAATTCACGGGCACTTACACGGACGAGAGGAACGGAGAGCAGTTCGACGAATACGACGAGGACCTTTTCGGGGAAGTCCACCGCGTGATTTACAGGAAGGGGAGGGACTCGACTAACAGGGGCAGCTTCATACCCGTAAGCGTCGTACCCGAAGGGTACGTGTTCGTGATGGGCGACAACAGGGACAACAGCCAGGACTCGAGGTTCTGGGGGTTCGTGCCCGTCGGCAATATCGCCGGGAAGGCTTTTCTGATACACTGGTCATGGGACTTTGAGAACCCGGACATAGGGAACAAGGTCAGATGGAACAGGATTCTTTCGGGTATAGATTGACGGTCGGTTCGAATTTATGACGGGTTGTCGGAGGTAGTTAAGGATGAAAATATCTTCGATATTCTGGATCCTGCTCCTGGCCCTGATTTTTTACGTCGGATTTAAAGTAGTGCCTATCTACTATCGCGGTATTTTCGGGATAAGGGGCGTGTGTCAGGAGAACGCGGACGTCTACCATAAATACGGGCGGGGCTACGTGCAGACAGGCATATCGGAAATGCTCCGGAACATCGGGATACCGAAAGAAAAAAGCCGGTACAGTATTAAAGAGGAAGGCGATAATATCGTAATCTCGATCACGTACAGGGATTCGGCTACTTTTTTCGACAGATATACCAAGGAGTTCGAGTTCGACTACGAGTGCGAGGGAGTGCGCAAAGCCGTATATTGAGAGAGAACATTTATGTCTACAAGAACTGTGATGGATTCGGATTCGGTCAGCAGGACAATCTCGCGTATGGTCAACCAGATTCTCGAAAAGAATAACGGAGCCCGGGATCTCGCCGTAATCGGCATCAGAACTAGGGGCGTTTACATAGCGGAGAGGATCGTGCGCGAGATCGAGAAGCTCGAAGGGATAAGGCCGCCGATGGGAATTCTCGATATATCGTTCTACAGAGACGACCTCATGCGAAAAACGGAATGGCCTAACGTCAAGAAAACCGAAATCCCTTTCCCTGTCGAGGACAAAAAGGTCATCCTCGTCGACGACGTTATCTATACGGGGCGCACTATCAGGGCGGCCATAGACGAGATCATGGATTACGGGAGGCCTTCTTCCATACAGCTCGTGG
This DNA window, taken from Thermodesulfobacteriota bacterium, encodes the following:
- a CDS encoding bifunctional (p)ppGpp synthetase/guanosine-3',5'-bis(diphosphate) 3'-pyrophosphohydrolase, encoding MIRLNDITERVNSYLYLTDTDVETLKKAYVYSAKVHAGQTRSSGEPYLSHPLEVCGILAEMKLDMSSIVTGLLHDTVEDTLATTEEIDTMFGSEIAFLVEGVTKISQLPYTTKIERQAEGFRKLILATAKDIRVVLIKLADRLHNMRTLGYLPESRRKSIAKETFDIYAPLAHRLGINWLANELEDLSFRFLNPEEYERLANLIEERKKEWGAHVDEIKKIIGGKLEEFDINAEVTGRFKHVYGIYRKMQSQNIEFESVYDVIAFRIITNSLRECYEALGAVHSAWKPVPGRFKDYIALPKGNGYQSLHTTVIGPFGERMEIQIRTRAMHEIAEYGVASHWKYKEGKLDSRGTYEIYSTLRQLLEWKDIKDPTEYMEAIKGELISDVVYVFTPQGDLMELPSGATPVDFAYAVHTEVGNKCTRANVNGKLVPLSHQLRTGDTVEIVTSGDRQPNRDWLKFVVTSRAKTKIRSWLRNEERTQSEIVGKSICERKFKQHGLDFQAMLKAGELESALSELKFRDEKELYLAVGFGKISATDLLKRVLPTDKMRPGPEKESRIEKIIQTITGPSEGGVLISGYNDVMIRFANCCSPLPGEQITGYITRGKGITIHKSDCPRLLDVDDARRIDVEWDRNFKPLRPARIVVMCADRPGMLSNITSSFSSSDINISKAEIHSTDVDTAVGTFDVVVSDLEQLENVMKSIKQVDGVRSVERMLEWERA
- the pyrR gene encoding bifunctional pyr operon transcriptional regulator/uracil phosphoribosyltransferase PyrR — translated: MSTRTVMDSDSVSRTISRMVNQILEKNNGARDLAVIGIRTRGVYIAERIVREIEKLEGIRPPMGILDISFYRDDLMRKTEWPNVKKTEIPFPVEDKKVILVDDVIYTGRTIRAAIDEIMDYGRPSSIQLVELIDRGLRELPIQPDYVGSRLDTLSTEEVRVHLKESDGRDEVIIVKE
- the lepB gene encoding signal peptidase I, with the protein product MFGIWSKEARARNRAKQIISQTQALLNKNSAKISPESAAVVSKRIAGAEMALAGGDTEEIIRRTSDLEGASRDYLSRFAKSKLRQNVEALVFAVGLALLIRTFVFQPFKIPSGSMIPTLLVGDHLLVSKFIYGTKIPFTDKIVLPVERIKRGDVIVFTYPNTEHDPSKNNIYYIKRVIGVPGDSIDLDGRQLVINGQKVPIEFTGTYTDERNGEQFDEYDEDLFGEVHRVIYRKGRDSTNRGSFIPVSVVPEGYVFVMGDNRDNSQDSRFWGFVPVGNIAGKAFLIHWSWDFENPDIGNKVRWNRILSGID